The following proteins come from a genomic window of Methylorubrum populi:
- a CDS encoding class II glutamine amidotransferase has product MCELLGMSANVPTDIRFSFAALARRGGETGPHADGWGITFYEGRGCRSFHDPEPSARSELAKLLRRYPIKSRIVVAHVRKANRGRVSLENTHPFSRELWGRRWTFAHNGQLKGVKRLPLGRFEPVGTTDSEHAFCWILSQLQERFPKPPRAATLEAAIAGYALTLSELGVFNMLLTDSRVLYAHCGKRLCYLTRRAPFGTATLIDEDWRVDFAQETTETDIVTVIATRALTRDETWTELERGDTLVLTDGAVRVLKGKARRRPQTEPEMRGAA; this is encoded by the coding sequence ATGTGCGAACTGCTCGGAATGAGCGCGAATGTGCCGACCGACATCCGGTTCTCCTTCGCGGCTTTGGCCCGGCGCGGCGGCGAGACCGGGCCTCACGCCGACGGCTGGGGCATCACCTTCTACGAGGGACGCGGCTGCCGCTCCTTTCACGATCCGGAGCCGAGCGCCCGTTCCGAACTCGCCAAGCTGCTGCGCCGCTATCCCATCAAGAGCCGCATCGTCGTCGCCCATGTCCGCAAGGCCAATCGCGGGCGCGTCAGTCTCGAGAACACGCACCCCTTCTCCCGGGAGCTGTGGGGCCGGCGCTGGACCTTCGCCCATAACGGCCAGCTCAAGGGCGTGAAGCGGCTGCCGCTCGGCCGGTTCGAGCCGGTCGGCACCACCGACAGCGAGCACGCCTTCTGCTGGATCCTGTCCCAGCTCCAGGAACGGTTCCCCAAGCCGCCCCGTGCTGCCACCCTCGAGGCGGCGATCGCCGGCTACGCCCTCACTCTGTCGGAGCTCGGCGTGTTCAACATGCTGCTCACCGACAGCCGCGTGCTCTACGCGCATTGCGGCAAGCGGCTCTGCTATCTCACCCGCCGGGCGCCGTTCGGAACGGCGACGCTGATCGACGAGGATTGGCGGGTCGATTTCGCGCAGGAGACCACCGAGACCGACATCGTCACCGTGATCGCCACACGGGCGCTGACCCGGGACGAGACCTGGACCGAGCTGGAGCGCGGCGACACCCTGGTCCTCACCGACGGGGCGGTGCGGGTGCTGAAGGGGAAGGCGCGGCGCCGGCCACAAACGGAGCCGGAGATGCGCGGCGCGGCGTGA